One Phycisphaera mikurensis NBRC 102666 DNA window includes the following coding sequences:
- a CDS encoding vWA domain-containing protein, giving the protein MATDPHDPQPARGTHRALAAHLVIGLAATALIGVSLGLGGEHPIARASTGPAAGPSLVPLGKRAAPGPAAAAAGAGLPAAAEARPAAPAAAAATAAATTPAPAPAGLVSRGPTRHRIDDGRGGFGEVRWEAGPEAASAVGPASASASAPAPAAGEAELTTQPVPRAGRAQFETGAFFGLPAGWRTVYLIDASGSLIDSFASVQRELERSLLSLGPAQSYAVVFFLDGRAVAVPPGRMAAARRDLLRASAAFVSPEAGHVLPAGRADAAAALEAALALEPDTVILLSDQVDGRVDPAGTRVRLVAAATRVAAETAIHTVQFVDRAAAPADGGKPTLELMSAVTGGTHRFVGF; this is encoded by the coding sequence TTGGCAACCGACCCGCACGACCCCCAACCCGCCCGCGGCACGCACCGCGCCCTCGCCGCACACCTGGTGATCGGCCTCGCCGCGACCGCCCTCATCGGCGTCTCGCTGGGCCTCGGCGGCGAGCACCCGATCGCCCGGGCATCCACCGGCCCGGCGGCCGGGCCGTCGCTGGTGCCGCTGGGCAAGCGGGCGGCTCCGGGGCCCGCCGCCGCCGCCGCCGGCGCCGGCTTGCCCGCGGCGGCGGAGGCCCGGCCCGCCGCGCCGGCGGCCGCGGCCGCGACAGCGGCGGCGACAACCCCGGCCCCGGCTCCGGCGGGCCTCGTCTCCCGGGGGCCGACCCGGCACCGCATCGACGACGGCCGCGGCGGCTTCGGCGAGGTCCGCTGGGAGGCCGGGCCCGAGGCGGCGTCCGCCGTTGGCCCGGCCTCCGCGTCGGCCTCGGCTCCGGCTCCCGCCGCCGGGGAGGCCGAGCTCACCACCCAGCCGGTCCCGCGGGCCGGGCGTGCCCAATTCGAGACGGGCGCCTTCTTCGGCCTGCCCGCCGGCTGGCGCACGGTCTACCTCATCGACGCGAGCGGCTCGCTCATCGACAGCTTCGCCTCGGTGCAGCGCGAGCTGGAGAGGTCGCTATTGAGCCTCGGCCCGGCCCAGTCCTACGCCGTCGTCTTCTTCCTGGACGGCCGGGCTGTGGCGGTGCCGCCCGGCCGCATGGCCGCCGCGCGACGCGACCTGCTGCGGGCCAGCGCCGCCTTCGTCTCGCCCGAAGCCGGCCACGTGCTCCCCGCCGGCCGCGCCGACGCGGCGGCGGCGCTCGAGGCGGCGCTGGCCCTCGAACCCGACACGGTGATCCTGCTGTCCGACCAGGTGGACGGCCGGGTCGATCCCGCCGGCACCCGGGTGCGGCTGGTTGCCGCGGCCACGCGGGTCGCCGCGGAGACCGCGATCCACACGGTCCAGTTCGTCGACCGCGCCGCCGCCCCCGCCGACGGCGGGAAGCCGACGCTGGAGCTGATGAGCGCGGTGACCGGGGGGACGCACCGCTTCGTGGGCTTCTGA
- a CDS encoding lytic transglycosylase domain-containing protein, with protein MRRRGRNGWRAHLAERPGGTLRLLAASAGVALLLVAIGLAWRGGGDAGRGAPAGGWTVSHWSDLLDDASARHGLDPALLRAVVLCESGGNPDAVSSAGAHGLMQIMPMTHKEAQRRFGMEAGDLFDPVHNVEVGSRYLAYLLERFDGDRRLAVAAYHMGPTRVARLLRENPQMSSERLVAAHAGPMTRAYVDKVLAAAG; from the coding sequence GTGAGGCGTCGCGGCCGCAACGGCTGGCGGGCGCACCTGGCGGAGCGGCCCGGCGGCACGCTCCGGCTGCTGGCGGCTTCCGCCGGCGTCGCGCTGCTGCTGGTCGCGATCGGCCTGGCGTGGCGGGGCGGCGGCGACGCGGGCCGCGGGGCCCCCGCCGGCGGCTGGACGGTGTCGCACTGGTCGGACCTGCTCGACGACGCGTCCGCCCGGCACGGCCTCGACCCGGCGCTGCTCCGCGCCGTGGTGCTCTGCGAGAGCGGCGGCAACCCTGATGCCGTGTCCTCCGCCGGCGCCCACGGGCTGATGCAGATCATGCCGATGACGCACAAGGAAGCGCAGCGTCGCTTCGGGATGGAGGCGGGCGACCTCTTCGACCCGGTGCACAACGTGGAGGTCGGCAGCCGCTACCTCGCCTACCTGCTGGAGCGCTTCGACGGCGACCGGCGGCTCGCCGTCGCGGCGTACCACATGGGCCCGACCCGCGTGGCGAGGCTGCTCCGCGAGAACCCGCAGATGAGCTCCGAGCGGCTCGTCGCGGCGCACGCGGGTCCGATGACCCGGGCGTACGTGGACAAGGTGCTCGCCGCGGCCGGCTGA
- the ftsY gene encoding signal recognition particle-docking protein FtsY: MALFRSVVDTLKKGLSRGGAGSATGGAIKRVLLGKPLSKAVLRDLEKALISADVGVKTAIELRKDLEAMWERGEVATGDEALPMLKEQLVAYFPDEDRTLAAAAPGAGPTVILVAGINGAGKTTSIAKLCKVLRDREQTVLLAACDTFRAAAVEQLGVWAERLGVQVVRGSQGGDPAAVAFDAAAAAVARGVDVLLLDTAGRLHTQKPLMDQLSKIRRVVAKQIPGAPHEVLLVIDATTGQNGVNQARVFSEATEVTGIFLTKLDGSAKGGIVVAIREALNLPVKFVGLGETPADVAPFEPAAFVEALFS; encoded by the coding sequence GTGGCCCTCTTCCGCTCCGTCGTCGACACCCTGAAGAAGGGCCTCTCGCGCGGCGGCGCCGGCTCCGCCACGGGCGGGGCGATCAAGCGTGTGCTGCTGGGCAAGCCCCTGTCCAAGGCCGTGCTCCGGGACCTGGAGAAGGCGCTGATCAGCGCCGACGTCGGCGTGAAGACGGCGATCGAGCTGCGGAAGGACCTGGAGGCGATGTGGGAACGCGGCGAGGTCGCCACCGGCGACGAGGCTTTGCCGATGCTCAAGGAGCAGCTCGTGGCGTACTTCCCCGACGAAGACCGCACGCTCGCCGCGGCGGCCCCGGGCGCCGGCCCGACCGTGATCCTCGTGGCCGGGATCAACGGTGCCGGCAAGACCACCTCCATCGCGAAGCTCTGCAAGGTGCTGCGGGACCGCGAGCAGACCGTGCTGCTCGCGGCCTGCGACACCTTCCGCGCCGCCGCGGTCGAGCAGCTGGGCGTATGGGCCGAGCGGCTCGGCGTGCAGGTGGTGCGAGGGAGCCAGGGCGGCGACCCCGCGGCGGTGGCCTTCGACGCGGCCGCGGCCGCCGTCGCCCGCGGGGTCGACGTGCTCCTCCTCGACACCGCCGGCCGGCTGCACACGCAGAAGCCGCTGATGGACCAGCTCTCCAAGATCCGCCGCGTGGTGGCCAAGCAGATCCCCGGCGCACCGCACGAGGTGCTGCTGGTGATCGACGCGACCACCGGCCAGAACGGCGTGAACCAGGCGCGGGTCTTCAGCGAGGCGACGGAGGTGACGGGCATCTTCCTCACCAAGCTCGACGGCTCCGCCAAGGGCGGCATCGTCGTCGCGATCCGCGAGGCGCTGAACCTGCCGGTGAAGTTCGTTGGCCTCGGCGAGACGCCCGCCGACGTCGCGCCCTTCGAGCCCGCGGCCTTCGTCGAGGCGCTGTTCTCGTGA